In Rosa chinensis cultivar Old Blush chromosome 1, RchiOBHm-V2, whole genome shotgun sequence, a genomic segment contains:
- the LOC112176911 gene encoding actin-related protein 7 — translation MEAAVVDAGSKLLKAGPAVPDQAPAMIIPNQMKRMAEDGSLNDSSSFEDIIVDPVVRGLIKDWDAMEDLLHHILYTGLGWEMGNEGQILFTDPLCTPKAVREQLVQLMFETFNISGFYASEQAVLSLYAVGRISGCTVDIGHGKIDIAPVIEGAVQHIASRRFEIGGIDLTKLLAEELGKSNPLVTLKMSDVEKIKEQYSCCADDELAYEKIKRSCQAEQHTLPDGQVITIGRERYTVGEALFQPSILGLEAHGIVEQLVRCISTVSSDNHRQLLENTVLCGGTASMTGFEERFHKEAGLCSSAVRPALIKPPEYMPENLTNYSAWVGGAILAKVVFPQNQHVTKADYDENGPSVVHRKCF, via the exons ATAATTCCAAACCAAATGAAGCGCATGGCCGAGGATGGATCACTGAATGATAGTTCATCATTTGAAGATATAATTGTTGATCCAGTTGTGCGTGGTCTTATTAAAGATTGGGATGCCATGGAAGATTTGTTGCATCATATTTTATACACTGGCCTCGGATGGGAAATGGGCAATGAAGGACAGATATTATTTACTGATCCACTCTGTACTCCCAAG GCTGTCAGGGAACAGTTGGTTCAACTGATGTTTGAAACGTTTAATATATCGGGCTTCTATGCATCAGAGCAAGCAGTATTGTCACTTTATGCTGTAGGACGTATCTCGGGATGCACTGTCGATATTGGCCATGGGAAGATAG ATATTGCGCCAGTAATTGAAGGGGCTGTTCAGCACATTGCCTCAAGAAGGTTTGAAATTGGAGGTATTGATTTGACGAAGTTACTCGCTGAAGAGCTTGGGAAGTCCAATCCTCTGGTGACTTTAAAGATGTCTGATgttgagaaaataaaagagcaaTATTCATGTTGTGCTGATGATGAACTTGCTTATGAAAAGATTAAAAGATCATGCCAGGCGGAACAACACACTCTTCCCGATGGACAG GTCATCACTATTGGAAGAGAAAGGTATACCGTTGGTGAGGCTTTATTCCAACCATCTATATTGGGTTTAGAGGCTCATGGAATTGTGGAGCAGCTTGTTCGTTGTATTTCAACAGTATCGTCTGATAATCACCGCCAGTTGCTGGAAAATACTGTACTGTGTGGCGGCACTGCTTCTATGACTG GTTTTGAAGAAAGGTTCCACAAAGAAGCTGGTTTATGCTCATCTGCTGTCCGCCCTGCTTTAATTAAG CCTCCAGAATACATGCCAGAGAATTTGACAAATTATTCAGCATGGGTGGGAGGTGCCATACTTGCGAAAGTTGTGTTTCCACAAAATCAGCATGTTACCAAAGCAGACTATGATGAAAATGGACCTTCTGTTGTTCACCGGAAATGCTTCTGA